A region from the Lysobacter sp. BMK333-48F3 genome encodes:
- a CDS encoding pseudouridine synthase, with amino-acid sequence MRSQRSAAALSPPPPRHGLARVLSKQGLCSRSEAAKWIAAGRVAVDGRVVRDPEFPIVQGRQRIAVDGQAIEAAQRVYLMLNKPRGLVTTAQDERGRDTVYRCFDGALLDGAPLPWLAPVGRLDKASEGLLLFSNDPAWAAAITDPETGPDKTYHVQVDAIPDPSLLAALHAGVADDGELLRAKSATLLRAGERNAWLEIVLDEGRNRQIRRLLAAFDLDVLRLVRVAIGSLALGELAKGQWRRLDPQDLQRLR; translated from the coding sequence ATCCGATCCCAGCGATCCGCCGCCGCCTTGAGTCCGCCTCCTCCCCGTCACGGTCTGGCCCGCGTGCTGTCCAAGCAGGGGCTGTGCTCGCGCAGCGAGGCGGCCAAATGGATCGCCGCCGGACGGGTCGCGGTCGACGGGCGGGTGGTGCGCGATCCGGAGTTTCCGATCGTCCAGGGCCGTCAGCGCATCGCCGTCGACGGCCAGGCGATCGAAGCGGCCCAGCGCGTCTATCTGATGCTCAACAAACCGCGCGGCCTGGTCACCACCGCCCAGGACGAACGCGGCCGCGACACCGTCTACCGTTGCTTCGACGGCGCGCTGCTCGACGGCGCGCCGCTGCCGTGGCTGGCGCCGGTGGGCCGGCTCGACAAGGCCAGCGAAGGCTTGTTGCTGTTCAGCAACGACCCGGCGTGGGCGGCGGCGATCACCGATCCGGAAACCGGGCCGGACAAGACCTATCACGTGCAGGTCGATGCGATTCCGGATCCGTCCTTGCTCGCCGCGCTGCACGCCGGCGTCGCCGACGACGGCGAACTGCTGCGCGCCAAGTCGGCGACCCTGCTGCGCGCCGGCGAACGCAACGCTTGGCTGGAGATCGTGCTCGACGAGGGCCGCAACCGGCAGATCCGGCGCCTGCTGGCGGCGTTCGACCTGGACGTGCTGCGGCTGGTGCGGGTCGCGATCGGATCGCTGGCGCTCGGCGAACTGGCCAAGGGGCAGTGGCGGCGGCTGGACCCGCAGGACCTGCAGCGGCTGCGCTGA
- a CDS encoding LysR family transcriptional regulator, which yields MDTLRGLQTFVRAVELGSLSAVARELGTTQPTVSKTVAALEQELGVRLLQRSTTHLAPTEQGRRFYERARRVLEEYGEAVADARGLSETPAGLLRVAAPVSVGVLRLNRLVQEFLALHPQVEVELILNDRYVDLVEEGMDLALRIGANLPPNAVARRVAISPRGLVASREYLARHAPILSPGDTAAHDYLRFAWAGDTYTLHGPGGETAVLRGDGRYRINNSLGIRESFLLGSGIGLAPAWLVQDLVDEGRLQWILPQWRASAHELYLLYPARRYLPVRTRALLEFLSERLPLLPGLEPPGLELSGLELSGLEPPGLELPGSEPPPG from the coding sequence ATGGACACGCTTCGCGGCTTGCAGACCTTCGTGCGCGCGGTCGAACTCGGCAGCCTGTCGGCGGTCGCGCGCGAACTCGGCACCACCCAGCCCACGGTCAGCAAGACCGTGGCCGCGCTGGAGCAGGAACTCGGTGTGCGCCTGCTGCAACGCAGCACCACCCATCTGGCGCCGACCGAGCAAGGCCGGCGTTTCTACGAGCGCGCGCGGCGGGTGCTGGAGGAATACGGCGAAGCGGTGGCCGATGCGCGCGGGCTCAGCGAAACGCCGGCCGGGCTGTTGCGCGTGGCCGCGCCGGTCAGCGTCGGCGTGCTGCGCCTCAACCGGCTGGTGCAGGAATTCCTGGCCCTGCATCCGCAGGTCGAGGTCGAACTGATCCTCAACGACCGCTACGTCGATCTGGTCGAAGAGGGCATGGACCTGGCCCTGCGCATCGGCGCCAACCTGCCGCCGAACGCGGTCGCGCGTCGCGTCGCGATATCGCCGCGCGGGCTGGTCGCTTCGCGCGAGTATCTGGCCCGGCATGCGCCGATCCTGAGCCCCGGCGACACCGCCGCGCACGATTACCTGCGCTTCGCCTGGGCCGGGGACACTTACACCTTGCACGGCCCCGGCGGCGAGACCGCGGTATTGCGCGGCGACGGCCGTTATCGGATCAACAATTCGCTGGGCATCCGCGAAAGCTTCCTGCTCGGCAGCGGCATCGGCCTGGCGCCGGCCTGGCTGGTGCAGGACCTGGTCGACGAAGGACGCTTGCAGTGGATCCTGCCGCAGTGGCGGGCGTCGGCGCATGAGTTGTATCTGCTGTATCCGGCCCGCCGCTACCTGCCGGTGCGCACGCGGGCCTTGCTGGAATTCCTGAGCGAACGCCTGCCGCTACTGCCCGGACTGGAACCGCCTGGCCTGGAACTGTCTGGTTTGGAACTGTCTGGTTTGGAGCCGCCCGGCCTGGAACTGCCTGGCTCGGAGCCGCCGCCGGGCTGA
- the kbl gene encoding glycine C-acetyltransferase — translation MSLTQHYADTLDEIRAAGLFKSERIITSPQSAEIVLEDGRTVLNFCANNYLGLADHPDIIRAAKDALDTHGFGMASVRFICGTQDLHKQLEKTIAEFFGTQDTILYAACFDANGGLFEPLLGENDAIISDALNHASIIDGVRLCKAKRFRYANCDMADLEKQLQAADAAGCKTKLITSDGVFSMDGFIAPLDEIVALAKKYGALVHIDECHATGFLGAHGRGSAEVKGVMDKIDIFTGTLGKAMGGALGGFTTARKEVIELLRQRSRPYLFSNSLPPHVVAAGIKAFEMLSAAGDLREQLARNTAYFRERMTAAGFDVKPGVHPISPVMLYDAPLAQKFAARLLEEGIYAIGFFYPVVPQGQARIRTQMSAAHTREHLDRAIDAFIKIGRELGVIQG, via the coding sequence ATGTCCCTGACCCAACACTACGCCGACACCCTCGACGAGATCCGCGCCGCCGGGCTGTTCAAGTCCGAGCGCATCATCACCAGCCCGCAGTCGGCCGAAATCGTGCTCGAGGACGGGCGCACGGTGCTGAACTTCTGCGCCAACAACTACCTCGGCCTGGCGGACCATCCGGACATCATCCGGGCGGCCAAGGACGCGCTGGACACGCACGGCTTCGGCATGGCTTCGGTGCGCTTCATCTGCGGCACCCAGGACCTGCACAAGCAACTCGAGAAGACCATCGCCGAGTTCTTCGGCACGCAAGACACGATCCTCTACGCCGCCTGCTTCGACGCCAACGGCGGCCTGTTCGAGCCGCTGCTGGGCGAGAACGACGCGATCATCTCCGACGCGCTCAACCACGCCTCGATCATCGACGGCGTGCGCCTGTGCAAGGCCAAGCGCTTCCGCTACGCCAACTGCGACATGGCCGACCTGGAAAAGCAGCTCCAGGCCGCCGACGCCGCCGGCTGCAAGACCAAGCTGATCACCAGCGACGGCGTGTTCTCGATGGACGGCTTCATCGCTCCGCTCGACGAAATCGTCGCCCTGGCGAAAAAGTACGGCGCCCTGGTCCACATCGACGAATGCCACGCCACCGGCTTCCTCGGCGCCCACGGCCGCGGCTCGGCCGAGGTCAAGGGGGTGATGGACAAGATCGACATCTTCACCGGCACCCTGGGCAAGGCCATGGGCGGCGCGCTCGGCGGCTTCACCACCGCCAGGAAGGAAGTGATCGAACTGCTGCGCCAGCGCTCGCGCCCCTACCTGTTCTCCAACTCGCTGCCGCCGCACGTGGTCGCCGCGGGCATCAAGGCCTTCGAGATGCTGTCGGCGGCCGGCGACCTGCGCGAGCAACTGGCGCGCAACACCGCTTATTTCCGCGAACGCATGACCGCCGCCGGTTTCGACGTCAAGCCCGGCGTGCACCCGATCAGCCCGGTGATGCTGTACGACGCGCCGCTGGCGCAGAAGTTCGCCGCGCGCCTGCTCGAGGAAGGCATCTATGCGATCGGCTTCTTCTACCCGGTGGTGCCGCAGGGCCAGGCGCGCATCCGCACCCAGATGTCGGCGGCGCACACCCGCGAGCACCTGGATCGGGCGATCGACGCCTTCATCAAGATCGGCCGCGAGCTCGGCGTGATCCAGGGCTGA
- a CDS encoding LysR family transcriptional regulator, which yields MDRIADLQLFLRVLDLGSISAAARSLDLSVAVASQRLKRLERELGVRLLHRTTRQLHATAEGLALAERGRGLVEELEALTADLRRAGSEPAGLLRVTTSAAFGRMYLSPLLAEFQRRYPAVRLSVNLTDQNLDLIAAGMDLAIRIGPLDDSSLVARKLADNRRVLAAAPEYLRRHGAPRTPQDLIGHECLVLVGGQGRMEDWRLLDADGVATTVRVNGRIESNFGEVLRDAAAAGLGIAHFSVWHVHEDLRSGRLVQVLPDYRLPDTAISAVMPQRRFVPLRVRAFIDFVAESFGEVPPWERGG from the coding sequence ATGGACCGCATCGCCGACCTGCAGCTGTTCCTGCGCGTGCTCGACCTGGGCTCGATCAGCGCCGCCGCGCGCAGCCTGGACCTGTCGGTCGCGGTCGCCAGCCAGCGCCTGAAGCGGCTGGAGCGCGAACTCGGCGTGCGCCTGCTGCACCGGACCACCCGCCAGTTGCACGCCACCGCCGAAGGCCTGGCCCTGGCCGAGCGCGGCCGCGGCCTGGTCGAGGAACTGGAGGCGCTGACCGCCGACCTGCGCCGCGCCGGCAGCGAGCCGGCCGGGCTGTTGCGGGTCACCACCTCGGCCGCGTTCGGGCGCATGTACCTGTCGCCGTTGCTGGCCGAGTTCCAGCGCCGCTATCCGGCGGTGCGGCTGAGCGTGAACCTGACCGACCAGAACCTGGACCTGATCGCCGCCGGCATGGACCTGGCGATCCGGATCGGCCCGCTCGACGATTCCAGCCTGGTCGCGCGCAAGCTGGCCGACAACCGGCGCGTGCTGGCGGCCGCGCCCGAGTACCTGCGCCGGCACGGCGCGCCGCGCACGCCGCAGGATCTGATCGGGCACGAGTGCCTCGTGCTGGTGGGCGGGCAGGGGCGGATGGAGGACTGGCGCTTGCTCGACGCGGACGGCGTCGCGACCACGGTGCGGGTCAACGGCCGGATCGAGAGCAACTTCGGCGAAGTGCTGCGCGACGCCGCGGCGGCGGGCTTGGGCATCGCCCATTTCTCGGTCTGGCACGTGCACGAGGACTTGCGCAGCGGGCGCCTGGTGCAGGTGCTGCCGGACTACCGGCTGCCGGACACGGCGATCAGCGCGGTGATGCCGCAGCGCCGGTTCGTGCCGTTGCGGGTGCGCGCTTTCATCGACTTCGTCGCCGAGTCGTTCGGCGAGGTGCCGCCGTGGGAGCGCGGTGGCTAG
- a CDS encoding class III extradiol ring-cleavage dioxygenase has translation MDIPTRLPTLFLSHGSPMLALEDSPAGRFLDDLGQQLPWPRAIVIASAHFMTDRPMVGGHERPHTVHDFGGFPEPLYRIQYPAPGLPRLAEEIRDRLADAGLEARLRDNHGLDHGVWVPLRRMYPQADIPVVPLSVMPHGDAQRHYAVGQALASLRDEGVLVIGSGGFVHNLGDLDWADRDAPMPPWAAEFADWMRRRLAAHDLPALLDWQAQAPHAHRAHPTVEHLMPLFVALGAAGEAPTARGLHRSHEMGSLALDAFAFD, from the coding sequence ATGGACATCCCCACTCGCCTGCCGACCCTGTTCCTCTCGCACGGCTCGCCGATGCTGGCGCTGGAGGACTCGCCCGCCGGACGTTTTCTCGACGACCTCGGCCAGCAACTGCCGTGGCCGCGGGCGATCGTGATCGCCTCCGCCCACTTCATGACCGACCGGCCGATGGTCGGCGGCCACGAGCGCCCGCATACCGTGCACGACTTCGGCGGCTTCCCCGAGCCGCTGTACCGGATCCAATACCCGGCGCCCGGCCTGCCGCGGCTGGCCGAAGAGATCCGCGACCGCCTCGCCGATGCCGGCCTGGAGGCGCGCCTGCGCGACAACCACGGCCTCGACCACGGCGTCTGGGTGCCGCTGCGGCGGATGTACCCGCAGGCCGATATTCCGGTGGTGCCGCTGTCGGTGATGCCGCACGGCGACGCGCAGCGCCACTACGCGGTCGGCCAGGCCCTGGCGTCGTTGCGCGACGAGGGCGTGCTGGTGATCGGCTCCGGCGGCTTCGTGCACAACCTCGGCGACCTGGACTGGGCCGACCGCGACGCGCCGATGCCGCCCTGGGCGGCCGAGTTCGCCGACTGGATGCGCCGGCGCCTGGCCGCTCACGACCTGCCCGCCCTGCTCGACTGGCAGGCGCAGGCGCCGCATGCGCATCGCGCCCATCCCACGGTCGAACACCTGATGCCGCTGTTCGTCGCCCTCGGCGCCGCCGGCGAAGCGCCGACCGCGCGCGGCCTGCACCGCTCGCACGAAATGGGTTCGCTGGCGTTGGACGCGTTCGCGTTCGATTGA
- a CDS encoding bifunctional 2-methylcitrate dehydratase/aconitate hydratase produces MSHFDIRSTVRPDPDKPMVDIADYVADYKIDSKEAFDTARYMLLDSLACAALAMDHKECLKHLGPLVPGGEMKGGARVPFTSYELDPVQAAYNIGVQIRWLDFNDTWLAAEWGHPSDNLGAILGVADYLGRKAEAEGGQAMTVRDVLGHAIKAHEIQGGYALKNSFNRVGLDHVILVRLASTAVTTQMLGGGKDEIVTAVSHSWIDNGVLRTYRHAPNTGPRKSWAAGDACRRAVTHALNANKGVVGYPSALSVKTWGFYDIAFKGKQFEFERPFGSYVMENVLFKISFPAEFHAQTAVECAMKLHEQVKDKLDQIERIELETQEAGVRIIDKTGPLANYADRDHCLQYMVAVPLIFGRLTADDYVDAVAADPRIDALRDKMAVKENEQFTKDYFDPEKRYIGNSVQVFFKDGSSTEKVSIDYPIGHRKRRAEGIPVLMAKFEAAIRAKLPAAQAERLLALAAKPEELEALPITEFLGLFAAAK; encoded by the coding sequence ATGAGCCACTTCGACATCCGTTCGACCGTCCGCCCCGATCCCGACAAGCCGATGGTCGACATCGCCGACTACGTCGCCGACTACAAGATCGATTCGAAGGAGGCCTTCGACACCGCCCGCTACATGCTGCTGGACTCGCTGGCCTGCGCGGCGCTGGCGATGGACCACAAGGAATGCCTCAAGCACCTCGGCCCGCTGGTGCCGGGCGGCGAGATGAAGGGCGGCGCGCGCGTGCCGTTCACCTCCTACGAGCTCGACCCGGTCCAGGCCGCCTACAACATCGGCGTGCAGATCCGCTGGCTCGACTTCAACGACACCTGGCTGGCGGCCGAATGGGGCCACCCCTCCGACAACCTCGGCGCCATCCTCGGCGTCGCCGACTACCTGGGCCGCAAGGCCGAGGCCGAAGGCGGCCAGGCGATGACCGTGCGCGACGTGCTCGGCCACGCGATCAAGGCCCACGAGATCCAGGGCGGCTACGCGCTGAAGAACTCGTTCAACCGGGTCGGCCTGGACCACGTGATCCTGGTCCGCCTGGCCTCGACCGCCGTGACCACCCAGATGCTGGGCGGCGGCAAGGACGAGATCGTCACCGCGGTCTCGCACTCGTGGATCGACAACGGCGTGCTGCGCACCTACCGCCACGCGCCGAACACCGGCCCGCGCAAGAGCTGGGCCGCCGGCGACGCCTGCCGCCGCGCCGTGACCCATGCGCTGAACGCCAACAAGGGCGTGGTCGGCTACCCGAGCGCGCTGTCGGTCAAGACCTGGGGCTTCTACGACATCGCCTTCAAGGGCAAGCAGTTCGAGTTCGAGCGTCCGTTCGGCAGCTACGTGATGGAGAACGTGCTGTTCAAGATCTCCTTCCCGGCCGAGTTCCACGCCCAGACCGCGGTCGAGTGCGCGATGAAGCTGCACGAGCAGGTCAAGGACAAGCTCGACCAGATCGAGCGCATCGAGCTGGAGACCCAGGAAGCCGGCGTGCGCATCATCGACAAGACCGGCCCGCTGGCGAACTACGCCGACCGCGACCACTGCCTGCAGTACATGGTCGCCGTGCCGCTGATCTTCGGCCGCCTGACCGCCGACGACTACGTCGACGCGGTCGCCGCCGACCCGCGCATCGACGCGCTGCGCGACAAGATGGCGGTCAAGGAGAACGAGCAGTTCACCAAGGACTACTTCGATCCCGAAAAGCGCTACATCGGCAATTCGGTGCAGGTGTTCTTCAAGGACGGCAGCTCGACCGAGAAGGTCTCGATCGATTACCCGATCGGCCACCGCAAGCGCCGCGCCGAAGGCATCCCGGTGCTGATGGCCAAGTTCGAAGCGGCGATCCGGGCCAAGCTGCCGGCCGCCCAGGCCGAGCGCCTGCTGGCCCTGGCGGCCAAGCCGGAGGAACTGGAAGCGCTGCCGATCACCGAGTTCCTCGGCCTGTTCGCCGCCGCCAAGTAA
- a CDS encoding MFS transporter has translation MGLLLQVAADLQVGLAAAGLLISGYALGVFVGAPVLTVATGRMPRKAVLVALMLIFTLGNIVCAIAPNYTVLMIARVITSLAHGTFFGVGAVVATGLVPADKKASAISIMFTGLTVATLLGVPAGAWLGLQFGWRSTFWAVAVIGVIATVVIATLVPADRSKPEPVALRREVKAVLHPQVLLGLAMTVLGFAGVFTVYTFIQPILTRISGFGEAAVSPILLVFGGGMILGNLIGGRFADRRLAPALIGTLVALAAVLGIMTFALHHQIAAIAFVGLLGVAAFATVPPLQLWVLQKTDPAGQNLASSLNIGAFNLGNALGAWLGGAVIEHGPGLGAVTWVAALVTVSGLVLALWAARLDARPRRREASVPADAATCVAS, from the coding sequence ATGGGCCTGCTGCTGCAGGTCGCCGCCGACCTGCAGGTCGGCCTGGCCGCGGCCGGGCTGCTGATCTCCGGCTATGCGCTGGGCGTGTTCGTCGGCGCACCGGTGCTGACCGTCGCCACCGGACGCATGCCGCGCAAGGCGGTGCTGGTCGCGCTGATGCTGATCTTCACCCTCGGCAACATCGTCTGCGCGATCGCGCCCAACTACACCGTGCTGATGATCGCGCGGGTCATCACCTCGCTCGCCCACGGCACCTTCTTCGGCGTCGGCGCGGTGGTCGCCACCGGCCTGGTGCCGGCCGACAAGAAGGCCTCGGCGATCTCGATCATGTTCACCGGCCTGACCGTCGCGACCCTGCTCGGCGTGCCCGCCGGCGCCTGGCTCGGCCTGCAGTTCGGCTGGCGCTCGACCTTCTGGGCGGTGGCCGTCATCGGCGTGATCGCGACCGTGGTGATCGCCACCCTGGTGCCGGCCGACCGCAGCAAGCCCGAGCCGGTGGCGCTGCGTCGCGAAGTGAAGGCGGTGCTGCATCCGCAGGTGCTGCTCGGCCTGGCGATGACCGTGCTCGGCTTCGCCGGCGTGTTCACCGTGTACACCTTCATCCAGCCGATCCTGACCCGGATCAGCGGCTTCGGCGAGGCCGCGGTGTCGCCGATCCTGCTGGTGTTCGGCGGCGGCATGATCCTCGGCAATCTGATCGGCGGCCGCTTCGCCGACAGGCGCCTGGCGCCGGCGCTGATCGGCACCCTGGTCGCCCTGGCCGCGGTGCTCGGGATCATGACCTTCGCCCTGCATCATCAGATCGCCGCGATCGCCTTCGTCGGCCTGCTCGGCGTGGCCGCGTTCGCGACCGTGCCGCCTCTGCAGCTGTGGGTGCTGCAGAAGACCGACCCGGCCGGACAGAACCTGGCGTCCAGCCTCAACATCGGCGCGTTCAATCTCGGCAACGCGCTCGGCGCCTGGCTCGGCGGCGCGGTGATCGAACACGGCCCCGGCCTGGGCGCGGTGACCTGGGTCGCGGCGCTGGTGACCGTGTCGGGCCTGGTCCTGGCGCTGTGGGCCGCGCGCCTGGATGCGCGGCCGCGTCGGCGCGAAGCCAGCGTGCCCGCCGATGCGGCTACCTGCGTCGCAAGTTGA
- the tdh gene encoding L-threonine 3-dehydrogenase, which translates to MTQTMKALVKREAGKGIWMEDVPVPVPGPNEVLIKLEKTAICGTDLHIYLWDDWSQRTIKPGLVIGHEFVGRIVDLGPGVTGYRPGQRVSAEGHIVCGHCRNCRAGRQHLCPNTTGIGVNRNGAFAEYIVMPASNLWPIPDQIPSELAAFFDPYGNAAHCALEFDVVGEDVLITGAGPIGIIAAGICKHIGARNVVVTDVNDFRLKLAADMGATRVVNVANQSLKDVMADLHMEGFDVGLEMSGNPRAFNDMLDCMYHGGKIAMLGIMPKGAGADWDKIIFKGLTLHGIYGRKMYETWYKMTQLVLSGFPLGKVLTHQLPIDEFQKGFDLMEAGKAGKVVLSWN; encoded by the coding sequence ATGACGCAAACGATGAAGGCACTGGTCAAGCGCGAAGCCGGCAAGGGCATCTGGATGGAAGACGTGCCGGTACCGGTGCCGGGTCCGAACGAGGTGCTGATCAAGCTCGAGAAAACCGCGATCTGCGGCACCGACCTGCACATCTACCTGTGGGACGACTGGAGCCAGCGCACGATCAAGCCGGGCCTGGTGATCGGCCACGAGTTCGTCGGCCGCATCGTCGACCTCGGCCCCGGCGTCACCGGCTACCGTCCGGGCCAACGCGTCTCGGCCGAAGGCCACATCGTCTGCGGCCATTGCCGCAACTGCCGCGCCGGCCGCCAGCACCTGTGCCCGAACACCACCGGCATCGGCGTCAACCGCAACGGCGCCTTCGCCGAGTACATCGTCATGCCGGCCAGCAACCTGTGGCCGATCCCGGACCAGATCCCGAGCGAACTGGCCGCGTTCTTCGATCCCTACGGCAACGCCGCGCATTGCGCGCTGGAGTTCGACGTGGTCGGCGAGGACGTGCTGATCACCGGCGCCGGCCCGATCGGCATCATCGCCGCCGGCATCTGCAAGCACATCGGCGCGCGCAACGTGGTGGTCACCGACGTCAACGACTTCCGCCTCAAGCTGGCCGCCGACATGGGCGCGACCCGGGTGGTCAACGTCGCCAACCAGTCGCTCAAGGACGTGATGGCCGACCTGCACATGGAAGGCTTCGACGTCGGCCTGGAGATGAGCGGCAACCCGCGCGCCTTCAACGACATGCTCGACTGCATGTACCACGGCGGCAAGATCGCCATGCTCGGCATCATGCCCAAGGGCGCCGGCGCCGACTGGGACAAGATCATCTTCAAGGGCCTGACCCTGCACGGCATCTACGGCCGCAAGATGTACGAGACCTGGTACAAGATGACCCAGCTGGTGCTGTCCGGTTTCCCGCTCGGCAAGGTGCTGACCCACCAACTGCCGATCGACGAATTCCAGAAGGGCTTCGACCTGATGGAAGCGGGCAAGGCCGGGAAGGTCGTGCTTAGCTGGAATTGA
- a CDS encoding methionine biosynthesis protein MetW, which produces MSQQTLTPVRKPRAWTQRLRALLVAALLSFSVGAIADPVIANQILQAVRYDRQILDMDLQIARSFVQNGNIAQARLYYTRAQMDATMLSVQLAKLQQQNLDSLNRGLYSNRAAMELAVSKGQMSRLQSQYIEMDLAILSQLPTSMEHRVKLDMDLFVFNMTMMQLEQAMRDAA; this is translated from the coding sequence ATGTCGCAGCAAACCCTCACCCCCGTCCGCAAGCCCCGCGCCTGGACCCAGCGCCTGCGCGCCCTGCTGGTCGCCGCGCTGCTGAGCTTCAGCGTCGGCGCGATCGCCGACCCGGTGATCGCCAACCAGATCCTGCAGGCGGTGCGTTACGACCGGCAGATCCTGGACATGGACCTGCAGATCGCCAGGAGCTTCGTGCAGAACGGCAACATCGCCCAGGCGCGGCTCTACTACACCCGCGCGCAGATGGACGCGACCATGCTCAGCGTCCAACTGGCCAAGTTGCAGCAGCAGAATCTGGATTCGCTCAACCGCGGCCTGTACAGCAACCGCGCGGCGATGGAACTGGCGGTCTCCAAGGGCCAGATGTCCCGGTTGCAGAGCCAGTACATCGAGATGGACCTGGCGATCCTGTCGCAGCTGCCGACCTCGATGGAGCATCGGGTCAAGCTGGACATGGACCTGTTCGTGTTCAACATGACCATGATGCAGCTGGAACAGGCGATGCGCGACGCCGCCTGA